From the Ignavibacteriales bacterium genome, the window TTAGTGAAAATGCCGAGTACGATGCAGCAAAGGAAGAACAGTCACACCTCGAAATGAAGATAAGCAAGCTTGAAAACCTTTTGTCGAGAGTAAAGGTATTGGAGAATCATGAAATTCCGGACGGGAAAGTATCCATATTATCAATTGTGAAAGTACTTGACGTGTCATATAATGAAGAAGTAACTTTTAATATGGTCTCTCCAGAGGAAGCGGATTTTGAACAGGACAAAATATCTATTACATCTCCAATTGGACAAGCCCTGTTAGGCAAAGCCGTTAATGAAGTGATAATTGTTGAAGCCCAGGAGGGTAAGAGCGAATATAAAATACTCGAAATATCTAAACAATCATAATGACGAGACAGCATTCTAAGCTTAAGGTAGGTATCTTTGTTTTTATTGCAATAGTCATTGTATTGACGACTGTATTCTGGACAAAAGGCTTCGTTATCGGAGCAGGGCAGAATGACGTTACAGTATATTTCCAGTCCAGTGTGGGAGGGCTAAATGAAGGAGATGCAGTAACCGTTAAGGGTGTCAGGAAGGGTGAAATACAAAAAATTACATTGGTAGGGGACTCAGTAAAGGTTGAGTTTACACTTGCAAAGGACGTTGTTATTAAGTCAGATTATTCTGTAGAAGTAGCCATGACATCCTTTACAAGTGGTAAACAGCTTTATATAGATCCGGGTAAACAAGACCCCGTGATAAATTTCGACAGACCATTAATAGGAAGTGACGCCGGTGATATAAATACTGTCATGAAGCAGATGAAAGACCTATCAACCGAGGTTGGAGTTCTTATCACCAAGTTTCAAACAAACTCTGATAAGCTAAACGATGTATTGATTAATGTTAATGAGATAGTTGGTGACGGACAGTTAAAGATGGACCTTAAAAGTACAATGTCTAATTTCGAGGTCACATCGAGAAATCTGAATGCATTGGTATCTGAAAACAGATCAAGTCTGACAAATATAACTTCAAAGGTTGATAAAACTGTTACAAATGTAAGTGATCTGGTCGATGAAACCAGTCCCGAATTTAAAAGAACATTTTCGGAAATAGCTAATATGACTGTAAAGATCGACAGTCTTATATCGAATTTGAATGGTTTGGTCTCGGATGTTAAGACTTCGGATGGAACGGCAAATCAACTGATTTATGACGACCAGCTATATAAAAATATAAATAAGACTTTAAAGGAAATCGAAAAACTATCCGAACAGATAAGAAAGAAAGGTGTTAAGATAGATTTGTTTTAAAGTTTGAATCCTACATTGATTCTGTGAGTTGCCCCGACCTGTCCTAACGAATTAAATGCGTAATCA encodes:
- the greA gene encoding transcription elongation factor GreA; protein product: MSQGTVYLTKKRLAELEEDLRHLRLNARKEVAERIAEARSHGDLSENAEYDAAKEEQSHLEMKISKLENLLSRVKVLENHEIPDGKVSILSIVKVLDVSYNEEVTFNMVSPEEADFEQDKISITSPIGQALLGKAVNEVIIVEAQEGKSEYKILEISKQS
- a CDS encoding MCE family protein, which translates into the protein MTRQHSKLKVGIFVFIAIVIVLTTVFWTKGFVIGAGQNDVTVYFQSSVGGLNEGDAVTVKGVRKGEIQKITLVGDSVKVEFTLAKDVVIKSDYSVEVAMTSFTSGKQLYIDPGKQDPVINFDRPLIGSDAGDINTVMKQMKDLSTEVGVLITKFQTNSDKLNDVLINVNEIVGDGQLKMDLKSTMSNFEVTSRNLNALVSENRSSLTNITSKVDKTVTNVSDLVDETSPEFKRTFSEIANMTVKIDSLISNLNGLVSDVKTSDGTANQLIYDDQLYKNINKTLKEIEKLSEQIRKKGVKIDLF